Proteins encoded by one window of Desulfovibrio ferrophilus:
- the prmC gene encoding peptide chain release factor N(5)-glutamine methyltransferase — protein MVDHVLTIGALLAESDEILKGAGVDSPRLSSQILVGHALGLDRVRLVVERGRVLSAAEVSGIRSLVARRAAGEPVAYILGEKEFFGLAFRVNSDVLVPRPETEHLVEEVQRHFMPDQGFRFADFGTGSGCIAVTLAHLFPHAIGLAFDISIGALGVACGNARLLAVEQRIGFVQADLELPVVRGASLDLVVSNPPYVSEMEYGTVSHEVSDFEPRGALVPDVSGESDGLECYRALIPLAGCALRSGGWLIMEIGYDQGESVPQIVDNCSLFDSVNVVLDLAGRDRIVVAKRF, from the coding sequence ATGGTTGATCATGTACTGACGATCGGCGCATTGCTGGCCGAATCTGACGAAATATTGAAAGGCGCGGGGGTTGATTCTCCGCGCCTTTCTTCGCAGATTCTGGTGGGTCATGCCCTGGGGCTTGATCGGGTTCGCCTGGTTGTAGAGCGCGGCCGTGTGCTCAGTGCCGCGGAAGTTTCTGGTATTCGGTCTCTGGTGGCTCGACGGGCTGCAGGTGAACCTGTGGCGTATATCCTCGGGGAGAAGGAATTCTTCGGTTTGGCCTTCCGGGTCAATTCTGATGTGCTAGTGCCTCGGCCCGAGACCGAGCATCTTGTGGAAGAGGTACAGCGCCACTTCATGCCGGACCAAGGTTTTCGGTTTGCCGACTTTGGAACGGGCAGTGGTTGTATTGCAGTCACCCTCGCACACCTGTTTCCCCATGCAATAGGCTTGGCCTTCGATATTTCAATCGGGGCGCTCGGTGTTGCTTGTGGCAATGCCCGATTGCTTGCCGTGGAGCAGCGCATCGGTTTTGTGCAGGCCGATCTCGAACTTCCTGTGGTCAGAGGTGCTTCGCTGGATCTTGTGGTTTCGAATCCGCCTTATGTTTCCGAGATGGAATATGGCACTGTAAGTCATGAGGTTTCAGATTTTGAGCCTCGAGGAGCCCTGGTGCCGGATGTGTCCGGCGAATCCGATGGCCTGGAGTGCTATCGTGCACTGATACCGCTGGCGGGTTGTGCGTTGCGGTCTGGTGGTTGGTTGATCATGGAGATCGGATATGACCAGGGGGAGTCGGTTCCACAGATTGTGGATAACTGTTCATTGTTCGATTCGGTCAACGTTGTTTTAGACCTTGCTGGCCGGGACAGAATTGTTGTGGCCAAGCGATTCTGA
- the lpxC gene encoding UDP-3-O-acyl-N-acetylglucosamine deacetylase, which yields MHLQTTISKTVRCSGVGLHSGRKVGLELIPADADSGIVFCLKTLDGEKFITPSPENVVGTGLATTLGNGDGSVATVEHLLAALRGLGIDNILVKADGSEIPIMDGSAASFVYLLRSAGLSKLNKPRRVLAVTKSFEHKDGEKSIKARPYNGFSVDYLIDFDHPYIGSQVLSFELTPESFVRRIAKARTFGFLKEVELLHKNGLALGGSLDNAVVLDEYGVINDEGLRYKDEFVRHKVLDFIGDMAVAPLPIHGHFEVSCSGHAFNNEFLRLLTDREMSCLKLQELAADGVRPVREARPEAVLASAVA from the coding sequence ATGCACCTACAAACTACTATATCTAAGACCGTTCGTTGCTCTGGTGTTGGTCTGCACAGCGGCCGTAAGGTCGGCCTTGAGCTGATTCCGGCTGATGCTGATTCCGGCATCGTCTTTTGCCTGAAGACGCTCGATGGTGAAAAGTTCATCACTCCCTCTCCTGAAAATGTCGTAGGCACCGGGTTGGCTACCACCTTGGGTAACGGCGATGGTTCTGTTGCCACGGTGGAACACCTGCTGGCTGCGCTTCGGGGATTGGGGATCGATAATATTCTGGTTAAGGCTGATGGTAGCGAGATTCCGATTATGGATGGTAGTGCCGCTTCCTTTGTCTATCTTTTGCGCTCGGCCGGTCTTTCCAAGCTGAACAAGCCCCGGCGTGTTCTGGCTGTGACCAAGAGCTTTGAGCACAAGGATGGAGAAAAATCCATCAAGGCTCGTCCTTATAACGGATTCAGTGTGGATTACCTCATTGATTTTGATCATCCTTACATCGGAAGCCAGGTCCTGAGTTTTGAACTCACTCCTGAGAGTTTCGTTCGTCGCATCGCCAAGGCTCGCACCTTCGGCTTTCTGAAGGAAGTCGAATTGCTGCACAAGAATGGCCTTGCTCTTGGTGGATCTCTTGATAATGCCGTGGTTCTTGATGAGTATGGCGTGATTAATGATGAGGGTCTGCGCTACAAGGACGAATTTGTGCGCCACAAGGTCTTGGACTTCATCGGCGACATGGCTGTCGCTCCGTTGCCCATTCACGGACATTTTGAAGTGAGTTGCTCTGGGCATGCCTTTAATAATGAATTTTTGCGCCTGCTGACGGATAGGGAAATGTCCTGTCTGAAGTTGCAGGAGCTGGCTGCCGACGGCGTGCGTCCTGTGCGCGAAGCCCGTCCTGAAGCCGTGCTTGCGTCCGCAGTGGCGTAA
- the tuf gene encoding elongation factor Tu → MGKAKFERTKPHVNIGTVGHIDHGKTTLTAAITKTANMKGGGAYVAFDEIDKAPEEKERGITIATAHVEYETENRHYAHVDCPGHADYIKNMITGAAQMDGAIIVVAATDGPMPQTREHILLARQVGVPSLVVFLNKVDLVDDEELLELVEMEVRELLSKYDFPGDDIPVIQGSALKALEAETLDDPACQPIFDLLDACDSYIPEPERDIEKPFLMPIEDVFSISGRGTVVTGRVERGIVKVGEEVEIVGIKDTTKTTCTGVEMFRKLLDQGQAGDNVGVLLRGVKRDEVERGQVLAAPKSINPHTKFKAEVYVLSKEEGGRHTPFFTGYRPQFYFRTTDITGVIALEEGVEMVMPGDNAVFIVEMIHPVAMEKGLRFAIREGGRTVGAGVVSEIME, encoded by the coding sequence ATGGGCAAGGCAAAATTCGAGCGCACCAAGCCGCACGTTAACATTGGTACCGTCGGCCACATTGACCACGGTAAGACCACTCTGACCGCAGCTATCACCAAGACCGCCAATATGAAGGGCGGCGGTGCATACGTAGCGTTTGACGAGATCGATAAGGCTCCTGAAGAGAAAGAGCGCGGCATCACCATTGCCACCGCTCACGTCGAGTACGAGACCGAGAACAGGCACTACGCTCACGTAGACTGCCCCGGTCACGCCGACTACATCAAAAACATGATCACTGGTGCTGCCCAGATGGACGGCGCGATCATCGTTGTTGCCGCCACCGACGGCCCCATGCCTCAGACTCGTGAGCACATCCTGCTCGCCCGTCAGGTTGGTGTGCCTTCTCTGGTCGTCTTCCTGAACAAGGTTGACCTGGTGGACGACGAAGAGCTGCTGGAGCTGGTCGAGATGGAAGTGCGCGAGCTGCTTTCCAAGTACGACTTCCCCGGCGACGACATTCCGGTCATTCAGGGCTCCGCTCTGAAGGCTCTGGAAGCCGAAACCCTCGACGATCCTGCTTGTCAGCCGATCTTCGATCTGCTGGACGCTTGTGACAGCTACATCCCTGAGCCCGAGCGCGACATCGAGAAGCCTTTCTTGATGCCCATCGAGGATGTGTTCTCCATCTCTGGCCGCGGCACCGTCGTGACCGGTCGTGTTGAGCGCGGCATTGTCAAGGTCGGTGAGGAAGTGGAAATCGTTGGTATCAAAGATACCACGAAGACCACCTGCACCGGCGTCGAGATGTTCCGCAAGCTGCTTGACCAGGGTCAGGCTGGCGACAACGTGGGCGTGCTGCTGCGCGGCGTGAAGCGTGATGAAGTTGAGCGTGGTCAGGTTCTGGCTGCTCCCAAGTCCATCAACCCCCATACCAAGTTCAAGGCCGAAGTGTACGTCCTGTCCAAGGAAGAGGGCGGTCGTCACACTCCGTTCTTCACCGGCTACCGTCCCCAGTTCTACTTCCGTACGACCGACATCACTGGTGTCATCGCTCTGGAAGAGGGTGTCGAGATGGTCATGCCCGGCGATAACGCTGTCTTCATCGTAGAGATGATTCACCCTGTGGCCATGGAAAAGGGCCTGCGCTTCGCAATTCGCGAAGGCGGCCGTACCGTGGGTGCTGGTGTTGTCTCTGAGATCATGGAGTAA
- the rpmG gene encoding 50S ribosomal protein L33: MRVKVQLACTECKRRNYSTMKNKRNTTGRIELKKYCPFDKKHTVHKESK; encoded by the coding sequence ATGCGAGTCAAAGTTCAACTTGCCTGCACTGAGTGCAAACGGCGCAACTATTCGACCATGAAGAACAAGAGAAATACGACTGGTCGAATCGAGCTGAAAAAGTACTGCCCGTTTGACAAGAAGCACACTGTGCACAAGGAATCCAAGTAA
- the secE gene encoding preprotein translocase subunit SecE, with amino-acid sequence MAKRKTTRNGAEGAATAPKNAPKAAKQSKKEAPEAPGKVEQFKEYFDQSIVEMKKVTWPTRKEAVATSAAVLVLVIFMSLFLGIVDLGLSKAIEAILS; translated from the coding sequence ATGGCTAAACGCAAGACCACGCGTAATGGCGCCGAAGGTGCCGCCACCGCTCCGAAAAATGCTCCCAAGGCTGCAAAGCAGAGCAAGAAGGAAGCCCCTGAGGCTCCTGGCAAGGTAGAGCAGTTCAAGGAGTACTTCGACCAGTCCATCGTTGAGATGAAGAAGGTCACCTGGCCGACCCGCAAGGAGGCTGTTGCCACAAGTGCGGCTGTCTTGGTGCTGGTTATCTTCATGTCCCTGTTCCTGGGGATCGTCGATCTGGGGCTGTCCAAGGCCATCGAAGCGATTTTGTCATAG
- the nusG gene encoding transcription termination/antitermination protein NusG — translation MTENNEGLPNPRWYIVHTYSGYEQRVEQTIREMMRTGQDHGQVKEVVMPTEKVIELVKGEKKTSTRKFYPGYVMLQMILTDESWHLIQSIPRVTGFVGGKTRPAPMRDSEAERILTMMEQRQEQPRPKFKFERDDEVRVIDGPFSGFNGVVEDVNYDKGKLRVSVSIFGRQTPVELDFVQVSKG, via the coding sequence ATGACTGAGAACAACGAAGGACTCCCGAACCCCAGGTGGTACATTGTTCATACCTATTCCGGGTATGAGCAGCGTGTGGAACAGACCATCAGGGAAATGATGCGTACTGGGCAGGACCACGGCCAAGTCAAGGAAGTCGTCATGCCCACGGAGAAGGTCATCGAGCTCGTCAAGGGTGAGAAGAAGACCTCCACGCGCAAGTTCTACCCCGGCTACGTGATGCTCCAGATGATCCTGACTGATGAGTCCTGGCATCTGATTCAATCCATTCCGCGTGTGACTGGCTTTGTGGGTGGCAAGACCCGCCCGGCCCCCATGCGTGACAGTGAGGCCGAACGGATTCTCACCATGATGGAACAGCGCCAGGAGCAGCCCCGTCCCAAGTTCAAGTTTGAACGTGACGACGAGGTCCGGGTTATTGATGGCCCGTTCTCCGGCTTTAACGGGGTTGTGGAAGACGTCAACTACGACAAAGGCAAACTACGTGTTTCGGTGTCCATCTTTGGGCGCCAGACTCCGGTTGAGCTGGACTTCGTCCAGGTCAGCAAGGGTTAA
- the rplK gene encoding 50S ribosomal protein L11, with product MAKKELAKIKLQIPAGSANPSPPVGPALGQHGLNIMEFCKAFNARTQDEKGMIIPVEITVFADRSFTFITKTPPASVLLKKMAKIDKGSGEPNRDKVGKVTKAQVLEIAKLKMPDLTAKDEASAMNSIMGTARSMGIDVVE from the coding sequence ATGGCCAAGAAAGAATTGGCAAAAATCAAGCTCCAGATTCCCGCTGGCTCCGCCAACCCGTCCCCTCCGGTCGGTCCGGCACTTGGACAGCATGGTCTGAATATCATGGAGTTCTGCAAGGCGTTCAACGCACGCACGCAGGACGAGAAGGGCATGATCATCCCGGTGGAAATCACCGTGTTTGCGGACCGCTCTTTTACTTTCATCACCAAGACGCCTCCGGCGTCCGTGCTGCTCAAAAAGATGGCCAAGATCGATAAGGGCTCTGGTGAGCCCAATCGCGACAAGGTCGGCAAGGTCACCAAAGCTCAGGTTCTTGAGATCGCAAAGCTCAAGATGCCCGATCTGACGGCCAAGGATGAGGCATCTGCCATGAACAGCATCATGGGCACTGCCCGTAGCATGGGAATCGACGTCGTCGAGTAG
- the rplA gene encoding 50S ribosomal protein L1 — protein sequence MPKHGKKFRNAVKAYDAATAYEMPEGVKLALEASYAKFDETVDVAIKLGVDPKYSDQMVRGAVTLPHGLGKEIRVAAFCQGDKEAEAKEAGADAVGGDDLVQQVKDGWLEFDKAVATPDMMAKVGLIGRVLGPRGLMPNAKTGTVTFDIGTAVKELKAGKVEFKVDKAGILHAPLGKVSFGPEKILDNMRALVDTVIRLKPSAAKGTYLQSITVATTMGPGVKVESSTVQKYIEA from the coding sequence ATGCCCAAACACGGAAAAAAATTCAGAAACGCAGTGAAAGCATATGATGCTGCTACTGCGTACGAAATGCCCGAAGGCGTCAAGTTGGCGCTGGAAGCTTCGTATGCCAAGTTTGACGAGACCGTTGATGTTGCCATCAAGCTCGGTGTCGACCCCAAGTACTCTGACCAGATGGTGCGCGGTGCCGTTACTCTGCCTCACGGCCTGGGTAAGGAAATTCGAGTTGCTGCCTTCTGTCAGGGTGACAAGGAAGCAGAAGCCAAAGAGGCTGGCGCCGATGCAGTCGGTGGTGACGATTTGGTTCAGCAGGTCAAGGATGGCTGGCTCGAGTTCGACAAGGCTGTTGCCACCCCGGACATGATGGCCAAAGTCGGTCTGATTGGTCGTGTGCTCGGTCCCCGCGGACTGATGCCTAACGCCAAGACCGGTACTGTGACCTTTGATATTGGCACTGCCGTCAAGGAACTCAAGGCCGGTAAGGTCGAGTTCAAGGTCGACAAGGCCGGTATCCTGCATGCCCCTCTGGGCAAGGTGTCCTTCGGACCCGAGAAGATTCTCGACAACATGAGGGCCTTGGTGGACACTGTGATCCGCCTGAAGCCTTCTGCTGCCAAGGGAACCTACCTTCAGTCCATTACCGTGGCTACCACCATGGGACCTGGCGTGAAGGTCGAGTCTTCCACGGTTCAGAAATACATCGAAGCTTAA
- the rplJ gene encoding 50S ribosomal protein L10, which yields MNRTEKAEVISSLKSRADGASIAIVTDFKGLTVEDMTDLRRQLREAGVDYQVVKNTLARIALEGGTHEVLKDGIKENCAVAFGYDDPVAAAKVLSEYGKKNKKFQIRFGSLEGKFMDENAMKELSKLPSKPELLAKLLGTMNAVPTNFVCLFANLERKFLYALTAIKEQKEAA from the coding sequence GTGAACAGGACGGAGAAAGCTGAAGTTATCAGCAGTCTTAAGTCCCGGGCCGACGGTGCCAGCATCGCCATTGTCACGGACTTCAAGGGCCTCACGGTCGAAGATATGACCGACCTGCGCAGGCAACTGCGCGAGGCTGGTGTCGACTACCAGGTTGTGAAAAACACCCTGGCGCGGATCGCCCTCGAAGGCGGAACGCATGAGGTATTGAAGGACGGGATCAAGGAGAACTGCGCCGTAGCCTTTGGGTACGACGATCCTGTGGCTGCTGCGAAGGTCCTGAGCGAGTACGGCAAGAAGAACAAGAAGTTCCAAATCCGCTTCGGTAGCCTGGAAGGCAAATTCATGGACGAAAACGCCATGAAGGAACTCTCCAAGCTCCCCAGCAAGCCGGAACTGCTTGCCAAACTCCTCGGTACCATGAACGCAGTGCCCACCAACTTCGTGTGCCTGTTTGCGAACCTGGAACGCAAGTTCCTGTATGCCCTTACTGCCATCAAGGAGCAGAAAGAGGCGGCTTAG
- the rplL gene encoding 50S ribosomal protein L7/L12, which translates to MADITKDQVVEFISNMTVLELSEFISELEEKFGVSAAAPAMAMAAMPAGEAAAAEEEKTEFDVVLTAAGGNKIACIKAVRAITGLGLKEAKAKVDELPSTLKEAVSKDEAEEAKKQIEEAGAECEVK; encoded by the coding sequence ATGGCTGACATCACCAAAGATCAGGTTGTAGAGTTTATTTCCAATATGACCGTCCTCGAGCTCTCCGAGTTTATCTCTGAGCTCGAAGAGAAGTTCGGCGTTTCCGCTGCTGCCCCCGCCATGGCCATGGCTGCCATGCCTGCCGGTGAAGCTGCTGCCGCTGAAGAAGAGAAGACCGAGTTTGACGTTGTGCTGACCGCTGCTGGTGGCAACAAGATCGCCTGCATCAAGGCTGTCCGCGCCATCACCGGTTTGGGCCTCAAAGAAGCCAAAGCCAAGGTTGACGAGCTGCCTTCTACCCTGAAGGAAGCCGTCTCCAAGGACGAGGCCGAAGAAGCCAAGAAGCAGATCGAAGAAGCTGGCGCCGAGTGCGAAGTTAAGTAG
- the rpoB gene encoding DNA-directed RNA polymerase subunit beta: MVQLFKHFGKIASNHTVPHLLNLQVDSYKRFLQLDCPPASRKDEGLEGVFRSVFPIEDFNKTASLEYVSYDISPPKYDEAECIAKGLTFEAPVRITVRLVVYDVDEETENRTIRDIKEQDIYFGTISLMTDKGTFIVNGTERVIVNQLQRSPGIIFEHDSGKSHSSGRVLYSCRIIPMRGSWLDFDFDHKDILHVRIDRRRKMPSTILYKAMGMSKAEILSYFYDTEKYRLEKGRVLRQLDADRFCKEVAFVDVAGSDGEIIATQGKPITKRLFKKMLKDGVTEHEVDPAGLETMFLAVEIVDKKSGEVLADAGEVMSHELIEKLEAAKVTEIEMLYTRGAEVSSSIRDTLMLDKTTDTASAQVEIYRRLRPSSPPTPEIASTFFENLFRNPDYYDLSSVGRYKLNSRLGLDEPLDNRTLTNQDILRAIKLLVQLKDSRGPADDIDHLGNRRVRPVGELVENQYRIGLVRMERAIKERMSLQEVATLMPHDLINPKPVAAVLKEFFGTSQLSQFMDQTNPLSEVTHKRRLSALGPGGLTRERAGFEVRDVHVSHYGRICPIETPEGPNIGLIVSLTTHSKVNDFGFIESPYRVVTDGKVTDDVRYLDASMEASEVIAQANAPLDETKGFINPMVNARINGDPQLVPNEDVTMMDISPSQIVSISAALIPFLEHDDANRALMGSNMQRQAVPLLESHMPLVGTGMEGSVARDSGACLLATNDGVIEFVDADKIVVAYDEGVAKPAGGVKSYDMVKHHKSNQNSCFGQKPRVKPGQRVVKGEVLADGPSIENGELALGKNLMVAFMPWCGYNFEDSILISERMVKEDVYTSVHIEEFELVARDTKLGPEEVTRDIPNVGEDMLRNLDESGIIRIGANVAPDDILVGKITPKGETQLTPEEKLLRAIFGDKARDVKNTSLKVPPGIEGTVIDVKVFNRRSGDKDDRTKEIEDLELASLDRKELQHVAALGNSIRRKMWDVVQGKQLASSVAGKRKGEVLAEAGATLQEDVFSEIPVKKLGGLFKAKSVNDEVKEFLDDYERQVRFIKDIYEVKRGKVTEGDDLPPGVIKMVKVYLAVKRKLSVGDKMAGRHGNKGVVSNILPAEDMPFFADGTPVDIVLNPLGVPSRMNIGQVMEIHLGLGCAMLGRKIAEMIDSGEHLKDVRRDIKAIYNSPETDKVIDDLSDEEVVDMAKKLRRGVVAKTPVFDGAVEGEIWNWLEQAGMDSDGKSVLYDGRTGVPFHNRVTVGIMYMLKLHHLVDEKIHARSTGPYSLVTQQPLGGKAQFGGQRLGEMEVWALEAYGAAYLLQEFLTVKSDDVQGRVKMYEKIVKGENFLEAGLPESFNVLIKELMALGLDVQLNYEEGATGRPRFRQ; encoded by the coding sequence ATGGTCCAACTTTTCAAACATTTCGGCAAGATCGCCTCGAACCACACCGTACCGCACCTGCTGAATCTTCAGGTGGATTCCTACAAGCGCTTTCTGCAGCTTGATTGTCCGCCTGCCAGTAGGAAAGACGAAGGTCTCGAAGGCGTGTTCCGGTCCGTGTTTCCCATTGAGGACTTCAATAAAACCGCAAGCCTTGAGTACGTCAGCTACGACATTAGCCCGCCGAAGTACGACGAGGCCGAGTGCATTGCAAAGGGGCTGACCTTCGAAGCTCCTGTGCGTATCACTGTGCGGCTTGTTGTCTACGATGTGGACGAGGAAACAGAAAACCGTACCATCCGTGATATCAAAGAGCAGGATATCTACTTTGGCACCATTTCGTTGATGACGGACAAGGGAACGTTCATCGTTAACGGAACTGAGCGTGTCATTGTTAACCAGCTCCAGCGTTCACCCGGTATCATCTTTGAGCATGATTCCGGTAAATCGCATTCTTCCGGTCGAGTTCTCTATTCCTGCCGTATCATTCCCATGCGTGGGTCCTGGCTGGACTTTGACTTTGACCACAAAGACATTCTGCATGTGCGTATCGACCGCCGCCGCAAGATGCCGTCCACTATCCTCTATAAGGCCATGGGCATGTCCAAGGCCGAGATTCTCTCCTACTTCTACGACACGGAGAAATATCGACTGGAGAAGGGACGCGTTCTGCGCCAGCTTGATGCTGACCGCTTCTGCAAAGAAGTTGCGTTCGTTGATGTGGCGGGCTCGGATGGCGAAATCATCGCCACCCAGGGCAAACCCATCACTAAGCGTCTGTTCAAGAAGATGCTCAAAGATGGCGTGACCGAGCATGAAGTCGATCCCGCAGGCCTGGAGACCATGTTCCTGGCCGTTGAGATTGTGGACAAGAAGAGTGGCGAAGTCCTGGCCGATGCTGGCGAGGTCATGTCCCATGAACTGATCGAGAAGTTGGAGGCTGCCAAGGTCACCGAGATTGAGATGCTGTACACTCGTGGAGCCGAGGTTTCCTCCTCCATTCGTGACACCTTGATGCTCGACAAGACCACGGACACCGCTTCTGCCCAGGTCGAGATTTATCGTCGCCTGCGCCCCAGCTCGCCTCCGACTCCCGAGATCGCGTCCACGTTCTTTGAGAACCTGTTCCGCAACCCCGATTACTATGACCTGTCGAGTGTTGGGCGTTATAAGCTCAATTCGCGTCTGGGCCTGGACGAGCCCCTGGATAACAGGACTCTGACCAACCAGGACATCCTGCGAGCCATCAAACTGCTTGTGCAGTTGAAGGACTCTCGTGGACCCGCTGACGACATCGATCATCTCGGCAACCGCCGCGTGCGTCCTGTCGGTGAACTGGTCGAGAACCAGTATCGCATCGGCCTGGTGCGTATGGAGCGAGCCATCAAGGAGCGCATGAGCCTCCAGGAAGTGGCGACTCTGATGCCCCATGATCTGATCAACCCCAAGCCGGTTGCAGCTGTCTTGAAGGAGTTCTTCGGAACTTCGCAGTTGTCTCAGTTCATGGACCAGACCAACCCGCTCTCCGAGGTCACTCACAAGCGTCGCCTGTCCGCACTCGGACCCGGTGGCCTGACCCGTGAGCGAGCAGGATTCGAAGTTCGCGACGTGCACGTTTCTCACTACGGTCGTATCTGCCCCATTGAGACGCCTGAAGGACCGAACATTGGTCTGATCGTGTCCCTGACCACACATTCCAAGGTCAACGACTTCGGTTTCATCGAGTCGCCATACCGCGTGGTCACCGATGGCAAGGTTACTGACGATGTGCGTTACCTCGATGCCTCCATGGAGGCGAGCGAAGTCATCGCGCAGGCCAATGCGCCGCTGGATGAAACCAAGGGCTTTATCAATCCCATGGTCAACGCCCGTATCAATGGTGACCCGCAGTTGGTCCCCAATGAAGACGTGACCATGATGGACATCTCGCCCAGTCAGATTGTGTCCATCTCCGCAGCATTGATTCCCTTCCTGGAGCATGATGACGCCAACCGCGCGCTCATGGGCTCCAACATGCAGCGCCAGGCCGTGCCGCTCCTCGAGTCCCATATGCCCCTGGTGGGTACCGGGATGGAAGGATCCGTTGCGCGGGACTCCGGCGCCTGCCTGCTGGCTACCAACGATGGCGTCATCGAGTTTGTCGATGCCGACAAGATCGTTGTGGCCTACGACGAAGGTGTGGCCAAGCCTGCTGGTGGCGTGAAAAGCTACGACATGGTCAAGCACCACAAGTCGAACCAGAATAGCTGCTTCGGACAGAAGCCCCGGGTCAAGCCTGGGCAGAGAGTCGTGAAGGGTGAAGTTCTGGCCGACGGACCGAGCATTGAGAACGGCGAGCTTGCCTTGGGCAAGAACCTGATGGTCGCCTTCATGCCTTGGTGTGGTTATAACTTTGAGGACTCCATCCTCATCTCCGAGCGCATGGTCAAGGAAGACGTCTACACCTCGGTTCACATCGAGGAGTTTGAACTCGTCGCCCGTGACACCAAGCTCGGACCCGAAGAAGTCACACGTGATATCCCCAACGTCGGCGAGGATATGCTCCGCAACCTCGACGAATCGGGTATCATTCGCATCGGTGCCAACGTGGCCCCCGATGATATTCTGGTCGGCAAAATCACTCCCAAGGGTGAGACTCAGCTGACTCCTGAAGAAAAGCTCCTGCGCGCCATCTTTGGTGACAAGGCTCGCGACGTAAAGAATACCTCCCTCAAGGTTCCGCCGGGAATCGAGGGGACGGTCATTGACGTCAAGGTCTTCAACCGTCGTTCCGGCGATAAGGATGACCGCACCAAAGAGATCGAGGATCTGGAGCTTGCTTCCCTCGACCGCAAGGAACTGCAACATGTTGCCGCCTTGGGTAACAGCATCCGCCGCAAGATGTGGGATGTTGTCCAGGGTAAACAGTTGGCGTCATCCGTTGCTGGCAAGAGAAAGGGCGAAGTCCTGGCTGAAGCCGGTGCCACCTTGCAGGAGGATGTCTTCTCCGAGATTCCCGTCAAGAAGCTTGGCGGTCTGTTCAAGGCCAAGAGCGTCAACGACGAGGTCAAAGAGTTCCTTGATGACTACGAGCGTCAGGTTCGTTTCATCAAAGATATCTACGAGGTCAAGCGTGGTAAGGTCACCGAAGGCGACGATCTGCCTCCGGGCGTGATCAAGATGGTCAAGGTCTACCTTGCTGTGAAGCGTAAGCTCAGCGTGGGTGACAAAATGGCCGGACGTCACGGTAACAAGGGTGTTGTTTCCAATATCCTGCCTGCCGAAGACATGCCGTTCTTCGCGGACGGAACCCCGGTGGACATCGTGCTGAACCCCTTGGGTGTTCCTTCTCGTATGAACATCGGTCAGGTCATGGAAATTCACCTTGGTCTGGGCTGTGCCATGCTCGGCCGCAAGATTGCCGAGATGATCGACAGCGGTGAGCACCTGAAGGATGTCCGCAGGGATATCAAGGCCATCTACAACTCGCCCGAGACCGATAAGGTCATCGACGACCTGTCTGACGAAGAAGTGGTGGACATGGCCAAGAAGCTGCGCCGCGGCGTAGTGGCCAAGACCCCTGTCTTTGACGGCGCAGTCGAGGGCGAGATCTGGAACTGGCTGGAGCAGGCTGGCATGGATAGCGACGGAAAATCCGTCCTTTATGATGGCCGTACCGGTGTGCCCTTCCATAATCGGGTCACCGTGGGCATCATGTACATGCTCAAACTGCACCACTTGGTTGACGAAAAGATTCACGCACGTTCCACCGGTCCTTACAGTCTCGTTACTCAGCAGCCGCTGGGTGGTAAGGCTCAGTTCGGTGGTCAGCGTTTGGGTGAAATGGAAGTCTGGGCCCTTGAGGCCTACGGCGCGGCGTATCTTCTCCAGGAGTTCCTGACCGTCAAATCCGACGATGTGCAGGGCCGTGTGAAGATGTACGAGAAGATCGTCAAGGGCGAAAACTTCCTCGAAGCCGGTCTGCCCGAGTCATTCAACGTTCTGATCAAGGAACTGATGGCTCTGGGGCTGGATGTGCAGCTCAATTACGAAGAGGGCGCAACCGGCAGACCCCGGTTCCGCCAGTAG